CGCAGCTTTGAAGATATTCGGGAATTTGGCGAAGAGATCGCCCGCTTACAGGACTGATGCGATGCGTGATGAATTCTACATGGCGCGAGCGCTTGAGCTTGCGCGCCTCGGCCGCTTTACCACCACCCCCAACCCGAACGTGGGCTGCGTTATCGTGCGCGAGGGGGAAATCGTCGGGGAAGGCTACCACCGGCGCGCCGGTGAGCCGCATGCCGAAGTGTATGCGCTGCGGATGGCGGGTGATAAAGCCCGCGGTGCCACCGCCTATGTCACCCTTGAACCGTGCAGCCATCACGGCCGCACGCCCCCCTGCTGCGACGCGCTGATTGCCGCGGGCGTAAGCCGGGTCGTGGCGGCGATGCAGGATCCCAATCCGGAAGTCGCCGGGCGCGGACTTTATCGCCTGCAGCAGGCCGGGATTGACGTCAGCCATGGGCTGATGATGCAGGAAGCGGAAGCGCTGAACCGGGGATTCCTCAAGCGAATGCGCACCGGATTCCCCTGGGTACAGTTAAAACTGGGCGCCTCGCTGGACGGACGTACCGCAATGGCCAGCGGTGAAAGCCAGTGGATCACTTCGCCTGAGGCAAGGCGCGACGTTCAGCGGCTGCGGGCGCAAAGCTCGGCCATTCTCAGCACCAGCGCAACCGTGCTGGCCGATAATCCGTCGCTGACGGTGCGCTATGATGAGCTGGATGCCACCACCCGTTCGCACTATGCCGCAGAGGATTTGCGCCAGCCGGTGAGAATTATCGTCGACAGCCAGAATCGCGTTACGCCGCAGCACCGACTTATTGCACAATCAGGGGAAACCTGGCTGGCACGTCACGACATTGATGGGCAACCATGGCCGGAAAATGTGACCCAGTTCAGCGTCCCCCGTCACAATAACCGGCTCGATCTGGTATCGATGTTTATGCTGCTGGGTAAAAAGCAGGTCAACAGCGTCTGGGTGGAAGCGGGGGCCGGGTTTGCCGGTGCGCTGCTGCAGGCTGGCGTGGTCGATGAACTGATAGTCTATCTGGCACCGAAGCTGCTGGGTGACGCGGGCCGGGGGCTGTGCCAGCTGCCCGGGCTTGAGCGCCTGGCCGATGCGCCGGAATTCGCCTTCAGCGACGTTCGTCAGGTTGGCCCCGATGTGCGCCTGACGCTGACGCCGCGATATCGCTGAACGGACGGGTCGTCCTCAGCGAGATAATTTTACGTCTGTTTCCGTTTGCGCAAAAGCAAGCAGATGGATAAAGAGTGTGATAGAATCCGCCCCCCTGCGGGGCCAAACAGAACCCTGAAAGGAAGATTATGAACGTTATTGAAGCTGCTGTTGCTACCCCTGATGCGCGCGTTGCTCTGGTTATTGCGCGTTTCAACAACTTTATCAACGACAGCCTGCTGAGCGGCGCGATCGATGCCCTGAAACGTATTGGCCAGGTGAAAGATGAAAACATCACCGTGGTCTGGGTTCCGGGCGCGTATGAGCTGCCAATGACCGCACGCGCGCTGGCAAATGCCGGTAAGCACGATGCCGTTGTGGCGCTGGGTACCGTAATCCGTGGCGGCACCGCTCACTTCGAATATGTGGCAGGCGAGGCCAGTTCCGGCCTGGCCAGCGTTGCCATGAACAGCGATATCCCGGTTGCCTTTGGCGTGCTGACGACTGAAAACATCGAGCAGGCTATCGAACGCGCCGGAACCAAAGCGGGTAATAAAGGTGCTGAAGCAGCCCTGACCGCACTGGAAATGATTAACGTATTAAAAGCCATCAAAGCCTGATTTAAGGGGAATTTCGTGAAACCTGCTGCTCGTCGCCGCGCCCGTGAATGTGCTGTTCAGGCACTTTACTCGTGGCAGATCTCCAAAAACGACATCGCTGATGTCGAATACCAGTTTCTGGCGGAACAGGACGTTAAAGACGTCGATATCAATTATTTCCGTGAGCTGGTCGGCGGCGTTGCAACTAACAGTGCATACCTCGACGGCCTGATGAAACCCTATCTGTCACGCCAGCTGGAAGAGCTGGGACAGGTAGAAAAGGCAATCCTGCGTATTTCTCTGTTTGAACTGAGCAAGCGTTCAGATGTTCCCTACAAAGTGGCCATCAATGAAGGGATTGAGCTGGCGAAAGTGTTCGGTGCTGAAGACAGCCACAAGTTTGTCAACGGCGTGCTGGATAAAGCCGCTCCGCAGATCCGTCCTAACCGCAAATAATCTCTCAAGAGGCCGCTAATCCGGCCTCTTCTTTTTACTCCCGGAATGCACTATGGATTGTGGCGAATTTGAACTGATAGCACGCTACTTTGATCGTGTAACAAGCTCCCGTCGCGATGTCGAAAAAGGTATTGGCGACGACTGCGCCCTGCTGAGCGTACCTGAAAAACAGTCTCTGGCGATCAGTACCGATACGCTGGTGGCGGGCATCCATTTCCTTGCCGATATTCATCCGGCCGATCTCGGTTATAAAGCGCTGGCGGTTAACCTGAGCGACCTGGCTGCAATGGGAGCCGATCCCGCGTGGCTGACCCTTGCGCTGACGCTGCCAAAAGTGGATGAGAGCTGGCTGGAAAGCTTTAGCGACAGCCTGTTTGAACTGCTCGACTATTACGATATGCAGCTGATTGGCGGTGATACCACGCGTGGCCCGCTCAGCATGACGCTGGGTATCCATGGGCTGGTGCCACAGGGCAGGGCGCTGCGTCGCGCCGGTGCGCGCATCGGCGACTGGATTTACGTTACCGGCACGCTCGGTGACAGCGCCGCCGGTCTGGCACTGCTGCTGGGGCAGGCTGAGTTGAGCGATCCCGCGGCACATGAAGCCTTACTCAAGCGCCATCTGCGCCCTATCCCGCGTATTTTGCAGGGCCAGGCATTACGGGATCTGGCAACGTCGGCGATCGATATTTCCGACGGGCTTATCTCCGATCTCGGCCATGTGCTGAAGGCCAGCGACTGCGGCGCACGGATCAATCTGGATGCGCTGCCGCTGTCAGCAGCGCTGAAGCAGCACTTCAGCCCCGAGCAGTCGCTGCGCTGGGCGCTGAGCGGCGGTGAAGATTACGAACTGTGCTTCACGGTGCCGGAAATCAATCGCGGTGCGCTGGATGTGGCACTCGGCTATCTTGGCGTGCCGTTTACCTGTATCGGTCAGATGGGCCCGCAGTCTGAGGGGCTGGTTCTGCTGCAGGATGACAGAGTCGTGGAGTTTAACCATAAAGGATTTGACC
The sequence above is a segment of the Erwinia sp. SLM-02 genome. Coding sequences within it:
- the ribH gene encoding 6,7-dimethyl-8-ribityllumazine synthase → MNVIEAAVATPDARVALVIARFNNFINDSLLSGAIDALKRIGQVKDENITVVWVPGAYELPMTARALANAGKHDAVVALGTVIRGGTAHFEYVAGEASSGLASVAMNSDIPVAFGVLTTENIEQAIERAGTKAGNKGAEAALTALEMINVLKAIKA
- the nusB gene encoding transcription antitermination factor NusB, which gives rise to MKPAARRRARECAVQALYSWQISKNDIADVEYQFLAEQDVKDVDINYFRELVGGVATNSAYLDGLMKPYLSRQLEELGQVEKAILRISLFELSKRSDVPYKVAINEGIELAKVFGAEDSHKFVNGVLDKAAPQIRPNRK
- the ribD gene encoding bifunctional diaminohydroxyphosphoribosylaminopyrimidine deaminase/5-amino-6-(5-phosphoribosylamino)uracil reductase RibD, yielding MRDEFYMARALELARLGRFTTTPNPNVGCVIVREGEIVGEGYHRRAGEPHAEVYALRMAGDKARGATAYVTLEPCSHHGRTPPCCDALIAAGVSRVVAAMQDPNPEVAGRGLYRLQQAGIDVSHGLMMQEAEALNRGFLKRMRTGFPWVQLKLGASLDGRTAMASGESQWITSPEARRDVQRLRAQSSAILSTSATVLADNPSLTVRYDELDATTRSHYAAEDLRQPVRIIVDSQNRVTPQHRLIAQSGETWLARHDIDGQPWPENVTQFSVPRHNNRLDLVSMFMLLGKKQVNSVWVEAGAGFAGALLQAGVVDELIVYLAPKLLGDAGRGLCQLPGLERLADAPEFAFSDVRQVGPDVRLTLTPRYR
- the thiL gene encoding thiamine-phosphate kinase, which encodes MDCGEFELIARYFDRVTSSRRDVEKGIGDDCALLSVPEKQSLAISTDTLVAGIHFLADIHPADLGYKALAVNLSDLAAMGADPAWLTLALTLPKVDESWLESFSDSLFELLDYYDMQLIGGDTTRGPLSMTLGIHGLVPQGRALRRAGARIGDWIYVTGTLGDSAAGLALLLGQAELSDPAAHEALLKRHLRPIPRILQGQALRDLATSAIDISDGLISDLGHVLKASDCGARINLDALPLSAALKQHFSPEQSLRWALSGGEDYELCFTVPEINRGALDVALGYLGVPFTCIGQMGPQSEGLVLLQDDRVVEFNHKGFDHFGA